ATCTCCTTGACCGGCTTGAAATCCGCGCCGTAGAGCCCCAGGCCGGTTTCCCGTATCGGCTGGCCGTCTTCGGGCATCTTATAATGACGTGCGACGTAATTGCCGTTCGCCAGGGGCACAAATTGGTAAGGCCGGTTCAGCAGATCGTAAGTGATCTTGTCTTCGCGAAGGAGCCGCCCGTCCCCATCAAAATTGAGGACTCGGTTTGGGGCCTGGCTATGGACGCGAATTTCATCCGCCGGGGAGATCCGGAGGAAACCGGGATATTGAGCCTCGCCGGGCCCCTGCCCCATCCGGCCGAACGATTTCAAGAAGCGGCCCTGTTCGTCGAACTGGTATATGAGCGGCCCCTCGGTCCGCATCGACCGGAATAGATAAAGGCGGCCCTTCGAGTCCGCATCCAGACCCACGATATCCGACAGCCCGGCGGCGGCCAGCGCTTCGTTCTCCAAATCGATCCGGAATTCTTCCTTCAGCGTGAGGGAGTGAGGGCCGTCGGCGGAAGGGAACACGCCCGTCCCGCTGTCCACGACCTCGACGCCGTTTTCGATCGTCCGGATTGGCCCATTAATCTTAGAATGACAAGCCCAAAACAATGCCGCAACCATTAGCACGACGAGGAACCGTTTCATACGTCGCCCCCCCTAAATCCTTTGTTCGCCGACGAGCAAATTCAATTTTTCCTTGATCTCCGGCCAGGAATACTCAACCAGCATTATTGGTTCAGGGTCTGCATCGGCATCGACGAAGTAAATCAAGCTTTTGAGAACATGGACCCCGTTCCCCGGCGAGAACGAATATTTTTTCCGGAAAAGCCTCAACAGCGATTCGAGATCAAATCCCCTATCTCTTAAGATGAAATACAAATCGATGAAATCCCGCTTGCGGCCACGGCCGATTATGGCTTCGACTTTCATGCAGCCGATATCTTCCAAAGACGCCACGGCCAAGCCCGAGAAAGGGCTGGTCTCGCCGAGGAGCGGATAGGGGTAATGGAAAAACCCGGCTTTCGTTCCCAAGAATTCCCCGACCCACGTGCCGGCATCCGTATAATCGGGCTCGCAATCTCCGATCTTTCTCAGCTCGGCCCAAAGATCTTTAGGAGAAAAATCCACAGGGGAAAAAAAGTCGAGATCCTGGGACATCCGATGGCCCAGATGGAGAGCGCACCCGGTTCCGCCGGCGAGATAAAATCCCCGCTTCGCAACCCAAGTGGAGAGTCGATCAACGGCTGTTCTCGTCGCCGGGGCGAGAATGCGGTCAAACATGGGCCGTCCCGGTTAAGCGAAGCTGCCAAAATTTCCGGCTTTTCAGCGACAGAGAGCGGCTCGATTCGAGGATAGCGGCGATATCGTCGCGAGTATAATTTTCAAACAGCCACCGGACGGCCTTCCCATCGCCGAATTCCAGAAGCCGCTCGATGATGTAAACTTTATGGCGCGACAGATCGAGTCCTGCAGGATCGACGTCCCAGAAAAAGCGCTTTAAATCCCCTGGAACCATATTGATATTATACCATAAACGGATCATTCTAAATGACCCTATCTGTTTGATAACAATACTTATTACGCGATCTATGTTGATCTACCCAACAAAACGAATCCGAGCGTCGTATAATAATCGAGGGTTCCTTATAGATCGAAATCAGGGGAGGGAATGCTTTGAGAAAAACCGCGATTTTCACCTTTGCCGTTTGCCTGTTGGGTTGGTCGGCATCGTTAGTTGGGTACACGCCCGAAAAGATCCAAACGATCAAGATCGTCCCCGACCCTGCCTTCGGGCAAGGCGTCGCCTGGGATACGATCTTCAACCAAAGCCTCGACAAATCCCTGGCTTTCCTGCCGGACGGGGGCTTCTACCGCGGCAGCAATCAGGAAGGGAAGATCTACAAATTCGACGCGGCGGGGAAGATCGTCAAGAGCTTCGGCCGCAAGGGGCAAGGGCCTGGGGATCTCCTGGGCGTCTCCGCTCTTGATATCTTGGACGGGAAATTTCTAGTCGTCTTTGAGGGCGCGCGATTTATCAGTCTCTTCGACCTAGCCGGAACATTCATCAAAAAACTCCCGCTCAATGGGGCCATCTATGCCATGATG
This portion of the Candidatus Aminicenantes bacterium genome encodes:
- a CDS encoding 6-bladed beta-propeller, whose translation is MKRFLVVLMVAALFWACHSKINGPIRTIENGVEVVDSGTGVFPSADGPHSLTLKEEFRIDLENEALAAAGLSDIVGLDADSKGRLYLFRSMRTEGPLIYQFDEQGRFLKSFGRMGQGPGEAQYPGFLRISPADEIRVHSQAPNRVLNFDGDGRLLREDKITYDLLNRPYQFVPLANGNYVARHYKMPEDGQPIRETGLGLYGADFKPVKEIRKFEIPASIKPGQQILAIVPIVGASPSSFYVNWGAEGRDIAFFDLDGKMRRIVRAAFPSQAVPADYKKSLLDRIPQNPGTQEFRRFIEGMSTFPPYQSILADEKGHLFAASFEKDPTSGANLCDVFSPEGVRILRAGLGYQDLIRYMGEAIPFDVVLKNGRCYCVREKPDGFKEVVVSSMIWR
- a CDS encoding nucleotidyl transferase AbiEii/AbiGii toxin family protein; this encodes MFDRILAPATRTAVDRLSTWVAKRGFYLAGGTGCALHLGHRMSQDLDFFSPVDFSPKDLWAELRKIGDCEPDYTDAGTWVGEFLGTKAGFFHYPYPLLGETSPFSGLAVASLEDIGCMKVEAIIGRGRKRDFIDLYFILRDRGFDLESLLRLFRKKYSFSPGNGVHVLKSLIYFVDADADPEPIMLVEYSWPEIKEKLNLLVGEQRI